Proteins co-encoded in one Cytobacillus sp. NJ13 genomic window:
- a CDS encoding molybdopterin oxidoreductase family protein, with the protein MQRDKFFKEIENLNHPNEKLIKTHCSYCGMQCGMNLRVNTQTNKIIGVEPRYDWPVTVGKMCPKGVTAYQQTNHKDRLLKPLIRDDASLKGTTEGFREASWDEAYDLIAKKFKELQTEYGKDSLSVFSGVSMTNEKCYLTGKFARVALATRYIDYNGRFCMSSAAGGFLRSFGVDRGSTLPWTDIHETDCLFIAGSNTAECHPTSMFRIWNVQERGGYIIVVDPRETPIARRADLHLDLQPGTDLALANGIVNQLIEMGYIDEEFINKHTNGFEETKELVKDFTPEYTSMLTGVAPEKIIRAAEIYGKAPNAVVMFARGVEQQHKGVDNVSAYTNMALVTGKIGRPKAGVATFTGQGNGQGGREHGQKSDLLPGYRKITNPKHVEEVCRVWGITPEEMPQPGVSAYEMIELMEQKTIRGLYLLCSNPAVSAPNQNFVRKAFKTLDFMVCSDFYLSESAEFADVVLPAVTWSEDEGTVTNIEGRIIKINKAQEPVGESKPDWQIQVELAERLGKGKYFSHLKTARDVADEFRLATKGGYADYYGATWDKIDKQDGVFWPCKNENDEGTPHMFLDKKFYHPDGKAKICALPYRPPAEEPCENYPLRLTTGRVVYHYLSGNQTRRIPFLHDMCPEPFVEIHPETASQYNMEHEERVRLFTRRGEAIYKVKITEAIRKDTVFVPYHFGHEDSINLLTIAALDPISRMPEFKACAAQLEKVELKKVQ; encoded by the coding sequence ATGCAAAGGGATAAGTTTTTTAAAGAAATTGAGAATCTAAACCATCCGAATGAAAAATTGATAAAAACACACTGCAGCTATTGCGGCATGCAATGCGGAATGAACTTGAGGGTTAATACACAGACAAATAAAATCATCGGGGTCGAGCCCCGTTATGACTGGCCGGTTACGGTCGGGAAAATGTGTCCCAAAGGGGTTACCGCCTACCAGCAGACCAATCACAAAGACCGCCTGCTGAAACCGCTGATCCGGGATGATGCTTCTTTGAAAGGAACCACAGAAGGGTTCCGTGAAGCAAGCTGGGATGAAGCATACGATTTAATTGCAAAAAAATTCAAAGAGCTTCAAACAGAATACGGAAAAGATTCACTCTCCGTCTTCAGCGGGGTATCAATGACAAATGAAAAATGTTATTTGACAGGTAAATTTGCCCGTGTCGCTCTTGCAACAAGATATATTGACTATAACGGCCGTTTCTGTATGTCAAGCGCTGCCGGCGGATTCCTCCGTTCTTTCGGAGTGGATAGAGGGTCAACATTGCCTTGGACAGATATTCATGAAACAGACTGCCTGTTTATCGCTGGAAGCAATACAGCTGAATGCCATCCAACTTCCATGTTCCGCATTTGGAACGTTCAGGAAAGAGGCGGTTATATCATTGTAGTTGATCCCCGGGAAACGCCAATTGCCAGAAGAGCTGACCTTCATCTTGACCTGCAGCCGGGAACAGACCTTGCACTTGCAAACGGGATTGTTAATCAATTGATTGAAATGGGCTATATAGATGAAGAGTTCATTAATAAACACACGAACGGATTTGAAGAAACAAAGGAACTTGTAAAAGATTTCACACCTGAATATACAAGCATGCTGACGGGTGTGGCGCCGGAAAAAATCATCCGCGCTGCCGAAATATACGGAAAAGCTCCAAATGCAGTTGTCATGTTTGCACGAGGTGTCGAACAGCAGCATAAGGGTGTTGATAATGTTTCCGCCTACACCAATATGGCGCTTGTTACTGGAAAGATCGGCCGTCCGAAAGCCGGAGTAGCCACATTCACTGGCCAGGGTAATGGCCAGGGCGGAAGAGAGCATGGACAAAAATCAGATTTGCTTCCAGGCTATCGAAAAATTACAAACCCAAAACATGTTGAAGAAGTATGCCGTGTTTGGGGAATCACACCTGAAGAAATGCCGCAGCCTGGTGTATCTGCTTATGAAATGATTGAGCTGATGGAGCAAAAAACGATTCGCGGTTTATACCTTCTATGTTCGAATCCTGCTGTATCTGCACCAAATCAAAATTTTGTCAGGAAAGCATTTAAAACCTTGGATTTCATGGTATGCTCCGATTTCTACCTTTCTGAATCGGCAGAATTTGCAGATGTTGTTCTTCCGGCTGTCACATGGTCAGAGGATGAAGGAACAGTAACGAATATTGAAGGCCGCATTATTAAAATCAATAAAGCTCAGGAACCTGTTGGGGAATCGAAGCCGGACTGGCAGATCCAAGTGGAGCTGGCTGAGCGCTTAGGAAAAGGAAAATACTTTTCTCACCTAAAAACGGCACGAGATGTTGCAGATGAGTTCAGACTGGCTACCAAGGGCGGCTATGCTGATTACTATGGAGCTACCTGGGATAAAATCGATAAGCAGGATGGAGTTTTCTGGCCATGCAAAAATGAAAATGATGAAGGGACACCACATATGTTCCTTGATAAGAAATTTTATCATCCGGATGGCAAAGCAAAAATATGCGCGCTGCCATACCGCCCGCCAGCGGAAGAACCATGTGAAAATTATCCGCTCCGTTTAACAACTGGCCGGGTGGTTTACCATTACCTATCTGGCAACCAGACTAGAAGAATTCCATTCCTTCATGATATGTGCCCTGAACCATTTGTGGAGATCCACCCGGAAACAGCATCACAATATAATATGGAACATGAAGAAAGAGTCCGTTTATTTACAAGAAGAGGCGAGGCCATTTATAAAGTCAAAATTACGGAAGCCATCCGCAAGGATACCGTCTTTGTTCCATACCATTTTGGACATGAAGATTCTATTAATCTTTTAACAATTGCAGCGTTAGATCCTATATCCCGAATGCCTGAGTTCAAGGCATGTGCTGCACAGCTGGAAAAAGTCGAATTAAAGAAGGTGCAATAA
- a CDS encoding 4Fe-4S dicluster domain-containing protein: MKKRLYLELENCIGCRSCLAACTQCGGHEERNRNYVYDVNPLVNRQTMPLMCLHCENPACARSCPAQAIQIHETGAVLSALVEKCIGCQNCTIACPYGIPKFDQEQNLMYKCDLCIDRTKDGIPPMCASVCPSNTLQWLTDEEIENKKKQFNLDNGKWVTSMPYLEGETNVKVNLPGILQGITKLF; this comes from the coding sequence ATGAAGAAGAGGCTGTACTTAGAACTTGAAAACTGTATAGGATGCCGTTCTTGTCTGGCAGCATGTACACAATGCGGGGGGCATGAGGAGCGCAACAGAAACTATGTGTATGATGTAAATCCTCTTGTGAACCGGCAGACGATGCCTCTCATGTGCCTTCACTGTGAAAATCCGGCGTGTGCCCGAAGCTGTCCGGCCCAGGCCATTCAAATTCATGAGACAGGCGCTGTGTTATCTGCACTCGTGGAAAAGTGTATTGGCTGCCAGAACTGTACAATTGCCTGCCCATATGGCATACCAAAATTTGATCAAGAGCAGAACTTAATGTACAAATGCGACCTATGTATTGACCGTACTAAAGATGGAATTCCTCCTATGTGTGCGAGTGTATGTCCATCCAATACACTGCAATGGCTGACAGATGAAGAAATTGAAAACAAGAAAAAGCAATTTAACCTTGATAACGGCAAATGGGTAACAAGCATGCCATACCTTGAAGGCGAAACAAATGTAAAGGTAAATCTGCCGGGAATCCTGCAGGGGATTACAAAGCTGTTTTAG
- a CDS encoding Rieske (2Fe-2S) protein, with protein MSEKNNKIPFNEDNYTHNIERNNERKLDRRGFMKTLVGAAGVFAVSSLPWGAVAAKELMGLGEKEYPHKKITEVSKLPIGDAVEFKFPGDHDDAILIRLSENKYVAYQNACTHLRCPVFWVKEQGEMICPCHHGKFDVETGSPTAGPPRRPLPEIQVKVENGAIFAVRVKRYEA; from the coding sequence ATGTCTGAAAAGAATAACAAGATTCCCTTTAATGAAGATAATTATACGCATAATATCGAACGGAATAACGAAAGAAAACTGGATAGACGGGGATTCATGAAAACTTTGGTTGGTGCCGCCGGTGTATTTGCGGTTTCCTCCCTTCCCTGGGGGGCAGTAGCGGCCAAAGAATTAATGGGGCTTGGCGAAAAGGAATATCCTCATAAGAAAATAACCGAAGTAAGCAAGCTGCCAATCGGCGATGCAGTGGAGTTCAAGTTTCCGGGCGATCATGATGACGCGATTTTGATCCGTTTATCAGAGAACAAATATGTTGCCTATCAGAATGCGTGTACACATTTGCGCTGCCCGGTATTTTGGGTGAAGGAGCAAGGTGAAATGATATGCCCTTGCCACCACGGCAAGTTCGATGTGGAGACTGGTTCGCCAACTGCCGGGCCGCCAAGAAGGCCGCTTCCGGAAATCCAGGTTAAGGTGGAGAATGGAGCAATCTTTGCAGTGAGGGTGAAACGTTATGAAGCGTAG
- a CDS encoding MFS transporter encodes MIRKIQLPLQTLNLVAGFMVWVLISSLMPFIKEDINIPADKLALVTAVPVILGSLLRIPLGYYANQFGARIIFMLSFILLLFPVYYISIADSITDLLIGGLFLGLGGAVFSVGVTSLPKYYPKERHGFVNGIYGAGNLGTAITAFAAPVVATKFGWSLTVQIYLVLLGIFIAANFLLGDKKEVKVQTPLLEQIKGVYKNEKLWLLSLFYFITFGSFVAFTIYLPNFLVAHFELDKVDAGLRTAGFIVLATAMRPIGGWLADRFHSLILLMFVFGVYTISAVILSLSPSITWYTFGCLSIALSAGIGNGVIFKLVPMYFQKQAGIVNGIVSAMGGLGGFFPPLILTLLFNITGHYAIGFMALSEVALASLILVVWMYFQGKMEIASQVIDHTIEGILVTDKGGKIISVNPAFTEITGYKEEEVVGKNPNILKSGKQAKGFYQDLWTSIEKNGFWQGEIWNCRKDGEEYLQWLTISAIKNDAGDVVQYAGMFSDISSHRVKKAK; translated from the coding sequence ATGATAAGAAAAATACAGTTGCCTTTGCAGACGTTGAACTTAGTAGCCGGGTTTATGGTTTGGGTGCTGATATCCTCCCTTATGCCGTTTATTAAGGAAGATATCAATATTCCAGCCGACAAGCTTGCCCTAGTAACAGCAGTTCCGGTAATCCTTGGATCACTGCTTCGAATTCCTCTGGGATATTATGCTAATCAGTTTGGCGCAAGAATAATCTTTATGCTGAGCTTTATTCTTCTGTTATTCCCAGTCTATTATATCAGTATAGCTGATTCCATTACTGATTTACTGATCGGGGGGTTATTCCTCGGGCTTGGAGGAGCGGTGTTCTCTGTTGGTGTTACATCTCTTCCAAAGTATTATCCAAAGGAGCGCCATGGGTTTGTAAATGGAATATACGGGGCAGGTAATCTTGGAACAGCCATAACCGCATTTGCGGCTCCGGTCGTTGCCACAAAGTTTGGATGGTCCCTAACCGTACAAATCTATCTTGTCCTGCTCGGAATCTTTATTGCAGCAAACTTCTTGCTTGGTGATAAAAAAGAAGTTAAGGTGCAGACGCCGCTTCTGGAACAGATTAAAGGAGTCTATAAAAATGAAAAGCTGTGGCTGCTGAGCTTATTTTATTTCATTACTTTCGGATCATTTGTTGCGTTTACCATTTATCTGCCAAACTTCCTTGTAGCTCATTTTGAACTTGATAAAGTGGATGCGGGATTAAGGACTGCCGGATTCATCGTCCTTGCAACTGCCATGAGACCGATTGGCGGCTGGCTTGCAGACCGTTTCCATTCTTTAATTCTTCTAATGTTTGTTTTCGGAGTTTATACCATCTCTGCGGTGATTCTATCATTATCTCCGTCCATTACATGGTATACATTCGGATGCTTAAGTATTGCACTATCAGCTGGAATCGGGAATGGTGTTATCTTTAAGCTGGTGCCTATGTACTTCCAGAAGCAGGCGGGTATCGTGAACGGAATTGTTTCCGCAATGGGCGGCCTGGGAGGATTTTTCCCGCCGCTGATATTGACCCTGTTATTTAATATTACCGGGCATTATGCGATTGGCTTTATGGCATTGTCAGAAGTGGCGCTTGCCAGCCTGATTCTGGTTGTTTGGATGTACTTCCAAGGTAAAATGGAAATTGCGAGCCAGGTGATTGATCATACAATTGAAGGAATTCTGGTAACGGATAAGGGCGGTAAAATAATCTCTGTAAACCCTGCTTTTACAGAAATAACCGGGTACAAGGAAGAAGAAGTAGTCGGCAAAAATCCGAATATCCTTAAATCAGGAAAGCAGGCTAAGGGCTTTTACCAGGACTTATGGACTTCAATCGAAAAAAATGGATTCTGGCAAGGGGAAATATGGAATTGCCGCAAAGACGGAGAGGAATATCTCCAATGGCTTACCATAAGTGCGATTAAAAATGATGCTGGAGATGTAGTTCAATATGCTGGCATGTTCAGTGACATTTCCAGCCATCGGGTAAAAAAAGCAAAATAA
- a CDS encoding histidine kinase translates to METQPAKKNISSYIIQSQEDEIKRIALELHEGVGQTLYSLYTGMQFIQTAVDQPEMKGYVGDMAQMMEKTIQEIRLLAVELHPPALGTLGLLPALKSYLKLYTSTYGITVELQNEGMEVQISERESITLFRVCQEALANIARYADTMSAVIFLQWKPGQLSINIEDKGKGFDVNAGMQKSSGLAAMIERMCLISGKCVISSKIGEGTTIDISLPLY, encoded by the coding sequence ATGGAAACCCAGCCAGCAAAGAAAAATATCAGTTCATATATTATTCAATCTCAGGAAGATGAGATCAAGCGCATCGCCCTGGAGCTTCACGAAGGGGTCGGGCAGACGCTTTACAGCTTATATACAGGCATGCAGTTCATTCAAACCGCTGTCGATCAGCCGGAGATGAAAGGCTATGTTGGAGATATGGCGCAAATGATGGAAAAAACAATTCAGGAAATCAGGCTTCTGGCTGTGGAATTGCATCCCCCTGCTCTGGGAACCCTCGGCCTGCTGCCGGCGCTGAAAAGTTATCTGAAATTATACACTTCCACATATGGAATAACAGTGGAGCTTCAAAATGAGGGGATGGAAGTCCAAATCAGTGAAAGGGAAAGCATAACTTTGTTCCGGGTTTGCCAGGAAGCTCTGGCAAACATAGCCAGGTATGCTGACACAATGAGTGCAGTCATCTTCCTGCAATGGAAACCGGGACAGCTTTCTATTAACATTGAAGACAAGGGGAAGGGCTTTGATGTGAATGCTGGGATGCAAAAATCGTCTGGCCTTGCTGCCATGATTGAAAGAATGTGTTTAATCAGCGGCAAGTGCGTCATCAGCTCCAAAATCGGTGAAGGGACTACAATAGATATCAGCCTTCCGTTATACTAA
- a CDS encoding response regulator transcription factor, protein MINILLCDDHAVVRMGLKMLLNNHEDMQVVGEASEGNEGIHQALELKPDVVVMDLSMPHGKDGMSATSELKKLKPEIQILILTMHDDEEYLFRAIQAGASGCILKSAPHDELLAAIRSVASGNAYLHPSATKRLMEEYIGSVKQGNTDTFNLLSDREKEVLTLIAKGFSNKEIAEQLVISVKTVETHKGNLMEKLQMKTRPELVSYALKKGLLGYGI, encoded by the coding sequence TTGATCAATATTTTACTTTGCGACGACCACGCGGTAGTCAGAATGGGTTTGAAAATGCTTTTAAATAACCATGAAGATATGCAGGTGGTTGGTGAAGCTTCGGAAGGCAACGAGGGGATTCATCAGGCTCTTGAATTAAAGCCTGATGTGGTAGTAATGGATTTGAGCATGCCCCATGGAAAAGATGGCATGTCGGCAACGTCAGAATTGAAGAAATTAAAACCGGAAATACAGATCCTGATTTTGACCATGCATGATGATGAAGAGTACTTATTCAGGGCGATCCAAGCGGGTGCGTCCGGATGTATTTTAAAAAGTGCTCCTCATGATGAACTGCTCGCAGCAATCCGTTCTGTTGCAAGCGGGAATGCCTATTTGCATCCGTCTGCAACTAAAAGGCTGATGGAAGAATATATCGGAAGTGTAAAGCAGGGGAACACCGATACATTCAACCTGTTGTCTGACAGGGAGAAAGAGGTTCTTACATTAATAGCCAAAGGGTTTTCTAATAAGGAAATTGCTGAACAGCTTGTGATTAGTGTAAAGACAGTTGAAACCCATAAAGGTAATTTAATGGAAAAACTTCAGATGAAAACCAGGCCGGAACTTGTTTCGTATGCCTTAAAGAAAGGGCTGCTTGGTTATGGAATATAA
- a CDS encoding GAF domain-containing protein, with protein MEYKGCSPGESALIDQACEKVLTELDCDFVGLALQNTDGPDVRWHYAAGNSNEKYKRITVRYGKGIAGKVISTGRPMYVENFPENVAGKALEYPIMLAEALKHAYAVPIHFKGIPKGVLLIGNRSGQPINENKQSTARNAARTLELKLNG; from the coding sequence ATGGAATATAAGGGGTGCAGCCCGGGAGAAAGCGCACTTATTGATCAGGCTTGTGAAAAGGTGCTGACAGAGCTGGACTGTGATTTTGTCGGATTGGCACTGCAAAATACAGATGGCCCGGATGTAAGATGGCATTATGCTGCAGGAAATAGCAACGAAAAATATAAGCGGATTACAGTAAGGTACGGCAAAGGCATTGCAGGAAAGGTGATTTCAACCGGAAGGCCGATGTACGTAGAAAACTTCCCCGAAAATGTTGCTGGAAAAGCATTGGAATACCCGATTATGCTTGCTGAAGCCCTTAAGCATGCATATGCTGTTCCCATTCATTTTAAGGGAATCCCCAAAGGGGTCCTCTTGATCGGGAACCGGTCCGGTCAGCCTATAAATGAAAACAAGCAAAGCACTGCAAGGAATGCAGCGAGGACACTCGAACTAAAGCTGAATGGTTAA
- a CDS encoding PAS domain S-box protein, whose protein sequence is MDRNNQLPKKREIAPDFTDATILVNRFGIISYVNEQAQEQFGYRVNELQGKSLKELLPEITLHETEEGKVVHQYGQHRNGQVFSIFYRINSFKQGEETETYYLIVFHSVKDRSRLKKQQSYSLKELVDLQFALDESTIVAYTDKKGKITYVNEKFCEVSKYSADELVGKDHRIINSSYHSRDFMENLWETISSGEVWRGEIKNKAKDGTYYWVDTTIVPFIDDKGNPYKYLAIRKEITEYKRVVEELKNSVYELIDLKFALDASSIVAITDQKGTITYVNDQFCSISKYSREELLGQDHRIINSGYHTKEFFRDLWKTISSGKVWKGEIKNRAKDGTHYWVDTTIVPFLNEKGKPYQHLAIRHEVTQRKNAEEELQKMMTRIIDVQEDERKRLSRELHDGIGQNLYSHLITINRLQAEINHPLLDQMQDEAAEIIEELRDLSWELRPSVLDDLGLIPAIRSYLVRFSEHHNINVHFDCYLASRLSSNKEITIYRIIQEALTNIRKYAETDEAAVTIRQMEEEIRIVIEDKGIGFNVNEVSRGVGLFSMEERAKAAGGSINVYSEETKGTRIVLEIPL, encoded by the coding sequence ATGGACAGGAATAATCAGTTGCCGAAAAAGAGAGAGATTGCTCCTGATTTCACTGATGCAACGATTCTTGTTAATAGATTTGGGATCATCTCCTATGTGAACGAGCAGGCGCAAGAGCAATTTGGATATAGGGTAAATGAGCTGCAGGGGAAGAGCCTAAAGGAACTGCTCCCTGAGATCACCCTGCATGAAACTGAAGAGGGAAAAGTGGTTCACCAATATGGCCAGCATCGTAATGGTCAAGTATTTTCAATCTTTTATAGAATCAATTCTTTCAAGCAGGGAGAAGAAACAGAAACCTATTATTTAATCGTCTTTCATTCAGTTAAAGACCGTTCCCGATTAAAAAAGCAGCAATCATATTCATTAAAGGAATTGGTTGACCTGCAATTTGCACTGGATGAATCAACAATTGTGGCCTATACAGACAAAAAAGGAAAAATCACGTATGTGAATGAAAAGTTCTGTGAGGTGTCGAAATATTCTGCGGATGAGCTGGTTGGTAAAGACCATAGAATTATCAACTCATCCTACCATTCCAGAGATTTTATGGAGAACCTTTGGGAAACCATTTCGAGCGGGGAAGTCTGGCGCGGCGAAATTAAAAACAAAGCTAAAGACGGAACGTATTACTGGGTGGATACCACGATCGTTCCCTTTATTGATGACAAAGGAAATCCATATAAATACCTGGCCATCCGGAAAGAAATTACTGAATATAAGCGTGTTGTGGAGGAACTGAAAAATTCCGTATACGAGCTGATCGATTTAAAGTTTGCCCTGGATGCTTCATCCATTGTGGCAATTACCGATCAGAAAGGCACCATTACTTATGTGAATGATCAATTCTGCAGCATCTCAAAATATTCACGGGAAGAATTGCTTGGACAGGATCATAGAATTATCAACTCAGGTTACCACACCAAAGAATTTTTCAGAGATTTGTGGAAGACGATTTCTTCCGGGAAGGTATGGAAAGGAGAGATCAAGAACAGAGCCAAGGATGGCACACATTATTGGGTGGATACCACAATCGTCCCATTCCTTAATGAAAAGGGGAAACCCTATCAGCATCTTGCTATTCGCCATGAAGTCACGCAAAGAAAAAATGCAGAAGAAGAGCTGCAAAAAATGATGACCAGGATCATCGATGTTCAAGAAGATGAACGGAAAAGACTTTCGCGGGAGCTTCATGACGGAATAGGGCAGAATTTGTACAGCCATCTGATTACCATTAATAGGCTTCAGGCGGAAATTAACCACCCTCTGCTTGATCAAATGCAGGATGAGGCTGCTGAAATCATTGAGGAACTGAGAGACCTTTCATGGGAGCTGCGTCCTTCTGTGCTTGATGATCTTGGTCTGATTCCAGCGATTCGATCCTACCTGGTCCGGTTTTCAGAACATCACAATATCAACGTCCATTTTGATTGCTACCTGGCTTCCCGTCTTAGTTCAAATAAAGAAATCACCATTTACAGGATCATTCAGGAAGCTTTAACAAACATAAGGAAATATGCTGAAACAGATGAAGCAGCAGTCACAATCAGGCAGATGGAAGAAGAAATCCGTATAGTCATTGAAGATAAAGGCATAGGGTTCAATGTTAATGAAGTCTCCAGAGGAGTCGGTCTTTTTAGCATGGAAGAACGAGCAAAAGCTGCGGGCGGTTCCATAAATGTTTATTCAGAAGAAACGAAAGGGACAAGAATTGTACTTGAAATTCCGCTATAG